One part of the Eulemur rufifrons isolate Redbay chromosome 16, OSU_ERuf_1, whole genome shotgun sequence genome encodes these proteins:
- the CCDC134 gene encoding coiled-coil domain-containing protein 134, with translation MDLLHFLAFLFVLLLSGTGATGTLRTSLDPSLEIYKKMFAVKRREQLLALKNLAQLNDVHQQYKILDVMLKGLFKVLEDSRTVLIAASVLPDGPFPQDEKLKDAFSHVVENTAFFGDVVLRFPRIVHHYFDHNSNWNLLIRWGISFCNQTGVFDQGPHSPILSLMSQELGISEKDSDFQNPFKIDRTEFISSTDPFQKALREEEKRRKKEEKRKEIRKGPRISRSQSEL, from the exons ATGGACCTTCTTCACTTCCTGGCCTTCCTCTTTGTCCTGCTGCTCTCTGGGACGGGAGCCACAGGCACCCTGAGGACCTCCCTGGACCCAAGCCTGGAGATCT ACAAGAAGATGTTTGCGGTGAAGCGGCGGGAGCAGCTGTTGGCACTGAAGAACCTGGCACAGCTGAATGATGTCCACCAGCAGTACAAGATCCTTGATGTCATGCTCAAGGGGCTCTTTAAG GTGCTGGAGGACTCCCGGACAGTGCTCATTGCTGCCAGTGTGCTCCCAGATGGGCCCTTTCCCCAGGATGAGAAGCTGAAGGATG CTTTCTCCCACGTGGTGGAGAACACAGCCTTCTTCGGCGACGTGGTGCTGCGCTTCCCGAGGATCGTGCACCACTACTTTGACCACAACTCCAACTGGAACCTCCTCATCCGCTGGGGCATCAGCTTCTGCAACCAGACGGGTGTCTTCGACCAGGGACCCCACTCGCCCATCCTCAGCCTG atgTCCCAGGAGCTGGGGATCAGTGAGAAAGATTCCGACTTCCAGAACCCATTTAAAATAGACCGCACAGAG tTCATCTCCAGCACCGACCCTTTCCAGAAGGCCctgagagaagaagagaaacgtcggaagaaagaggagaagcgGAAAGAGATCCGAAAAGGCCCGAGGATCTCGAGATCCCAGTCTGAGTTGTAG